Proteins encoded by one window of Rubinisphaera margarita:
- the carB gene encoding carbamoyl-phosphate synthase large subunit: MPRRDDLHKILIIGSGPIVIGQACEFDYSGTQACKSLRELGYEVVLVNSNPATIMTDPGTADRTYIEPITWQYVEEIIKQEKPDALLPTLGGQTGLNTAMDLFKRGILEKYNVEMIGARADVIAKAEEREQFKKAMVSIGMDVPRSAVVHSMDEARAILDEIGLPLIIRASYTLGGAGGGIAYNREEFEQKVRNGLQLSPVNEVLIEESVLGWKEYEMEVMRDKNDNCVIICAIENLDPMGVHTGDSITVAPAQTLTDKEYQRMRDATIACMREIGVETGGSNVQFAIHPETGRMVIIEMNPRVSRSSALASKATGFPIAKIAAKLAVGFTLDEIPNDITRETLACFEPTIDYVVTKFPRWTFEKFPDADPVLTVQMKSVGETMAIGRTFKESFQKALRGLEIGHFGLGGGKKDLCGRGETLSHDEIRSKLAIPNTERVFFIRYALLNGFDLDEIHRLTSIDFWFLRHIEELVQLELELKTHPEVQDCPDELLYRAKRAGFSDQQLAGWWNSSELQIREYRKQKGIEPVFKQVDTCAAEFEAYTPYYYSTYEQEDESPARNPEKPRRIMILGGGPNRIGQGIEFDYCCCQAAFALHDLGIESIMVNSNPETVSTDYDTSDILFFEPLTLEDVLNICDRIQPDGVIVQFGGQTPLNLAKGLEAAGVPIIGTSPDSIDDAEDRERFQKILQRIDLKQPPNGTAIDVEGAVAQAQQIGYPVLVRPSYVLGGRAMQICYQESQLFKYMTEAVNASPDHPVLIDKFLQDAIEVDVDAISDGETTIVGGIMEHIEEAGIHSGDSACAIPPHSLSQDTIEEIRQATYALARELKVRGLMNIQYAVKQNEGQNEVYVLEVNPRASRTSPFVSKATGVSLARIAAKVMAGVSLKEQGVTEEVVPRHTSVKESVFPFSRFPGVDIVLGPEMLSTGEVMGIDGTFAEAFAKSQLAAGSTIPSSGKVFISMAGNYKQRMVEPARRLSQLGFELVATSGTAAVLQEAGVPVEVVKKVQEGRPNLLDYMTNGEIAYIFNTPSKRGPNTDEGRIRAASVSNRVPCVTTLPGCLAVIEALEAFAKDPSPKVRALQDWADVVQ, from the coding sequence GTGCCGCGTCGCGACGACCTGCATAAAATCCTGATCATTGGATCAGGCCCCATTGTTATCGGTCAGGCTTGTGAGTTCGATTATTCGGGAACTCAGGCCTGTAAGTCCCTTCGCGAGCTGGGATACGAGGTCGTTCTCGTCAATTCGAACCCCGCGACGATTATGACCGACCCCGGCACTGCGGACCGAACTTATATCGAGCCGATCACCTGGCAATACGTCGAAGAGATTATCAAGCAGGAAAAGCCAGATGCGCTGCTGCCCACCCTGGGCGGACAGACGGGTCTGAATACTGCGATGGATCTCTTCAAACGGGGCATTCTCGAGAAGTACAACGTCGAGATGATTGGTGCCCGAGCCGACGTCATTGCCAAAGCCGAGGAACGCGAGCAGTTCAAAAAGGCCATGGTGTCCATCGGCATGGACGTCCCGCGCTCGGCGGTTGTCCATTCCATGGACGAAGCCCGCGCCATTCTCGACGAGATCGGCCTGCCGCTCATCATTCGAGCCAGCTACACGCTGGGTGGTGCAGGCGGCGGAATCGCTTACAACCGTGAGGAGTTCGAACAGAAGGTTCGCAACGGCCTCCAGCTCTCTCCGGTCAACGAGGTTCTGATTGAGGAATCCGTACTCGGCTGGAAAGAGTACGAGATGGAAGTGATGCGGGATAAGAATGACAACTGTGTCATTATCTGCGCGATCGAGAACCTCGATCCGATGGGCGTCCACACCGGCGACTCCATTACCGTCGCCCCCGCTCAGACGCTGACCGACAAAGAATACCAGCGGATGCGGGACGCCACGATTGCCTGTATGCGGGAGATCGGCGTCGAAACCGGCGGCTCGAACGTGCAGTTCGCCATTCACCCCGAAACCGGCCGCATGGTCATCATCGAGATGAACCCCCGCGTCAGCCGCTCCAGCGCGCTGGCTTCCAAAGCAACCGGTTTCCCGATCGCCAAGATCGCCGCCAAACTGGCTGTCGGATTCACCCTCGACGAAATCCCGAACGACATCACTCGAGAAACGCTCGCGTGTTTCGAGCCGACGATCGACTACGTCGTCACCAAGTTTCCGCGCTGGACTTTCGAAAAGTTCCCGGATGCCGACCCGGTCCTGACCGTGCAAATGAAATCGGTCGGTGAAACAATGGCCATCGGGCGAACCTTCAAGGAATCTTTCCAGAAGGCCCTGCGTGGTCTGGAGATTGGCCACTTTGGACTCGGTGGCGGCAAGAAGGACCTCTGCGGTCGTGGCGAGACACTTTCACACGACGAGATCCGCAGCAAACTTGCCATTCCAAATACGGAGCGAGTTTTCTTCATCCGCTACGCGTTACTGAATGGCTTCGATCTCGACGAGATTCATCGACTCACCAGCATCGATTTCTGGTTCCTGCGGCACATCGAAGAACTGGTGCAGCTTGAACTGGAACTCAAAACACACCCTGAGGTTCAGGACTGCCCCGACGAATTGCTCTACCGGGCGAAGCGCGCGGGCTTTTCCGATCAACAGCTGGCCGGATGGTGGAACAGCTCCGAACTGCAGATTCGGGAATATCGTAAACAGAAGGGCATTGAACCGGTCTTCAAGCAGGTCGATACCTGTGCGGCTGAGTTCGAAGCTTACACCCCATACTACTATTCCACCTACGAACAGGAAGATGAGTCGCCGGCACGCAATCCTGAGAAGCCCCGCCGTATCATGATTCTGGGTGGGGGTCCGAACCGAATCGGACAGGGAATTGAGTTCGACTACTGCTGTTGCCAGGCTGCTTTCGCGCTCCACGATCTGGGCATCGAAAGCATCATGGTCAACTCGAACCCGGAAACGGTTTCGACCGACTACGACACGTCCGACATTCTCTTTTTCGAACCTTTGACGCTCGAAGACGTGCTGAATATTTGCGATCGCATCCAGCCGGACGGAGTGATCGTTCAGTTCGGCGGACAGACGCCATTGAACCTGGCCAAAGGTTTGGAAGCTGCCGGAGTTCCCATCATCGGAACCTCTCCGGACAGCATCGATGATGCGGAAGACCGCGAACGATTCCAGAAGATCCTGCAGAGAATCGACCTCAAGCAGCCTCCCAACGGAACGGCCATCGATGTCGAAGGTGCGGTCGCTCAGGCTCAGCAGATCGGCTACCCGGTGCTCGTTCGCCCCAGCTACGTGCTCGGGGGCCGGGCCATGCAGATCTGCTACCAGGAATCCCAGCTCTTCAAGTACATGACCGAAGCGGTCAACGCGTCGCCGGACCATCCGGTTCTGATCGACAAGTTCCTGCAGGACGCTATCGAAGTCGACGTCGATGCCATTTCCGATGGCGAGACGACGATCGTGGGCGGCATCATGGAACACATCGAAGAAGCCGGCATCCATTCGGGTGACTCGGCTTGTGCGATCCCACCGCATTCGCTGTCTCAGGACACGATCGAAGAGATCCGTCAGGCGACCTACGCCCTTGCACGCGAACTCAAGGTTCGCGGCCTGATGAATATCCAGTACGCCGTGAAGCAGAATGAGGGTCAGAACGAGGTCTACGTTCTCGAGGTCAACCCTCGCGCCAGCCGCACGTCGCCATTCGTCTCCAAAGCCACCGGAGTCTCTCTCGCGCGGATCGCCGCCAAAGTGATGGCGGGGGTCTCGCTCAAAGAGCAGGGCGTTACCGAAGAAGTCGTGCCTCGGCACACCTCGGTGAAAGAATCGGTCTTCCCGTTCTCGCGATTCCCGGGCGTCGATATCGTCCTGGGCCCCGAAATGCTTTCCACCGGGGAAGTCATGGGAATCGACGGAACGTTCGCCGAAGCCTTCGCCAAGAGCCAGCTTGCAGCTGGATCGACAATTCCGTCGAGCGGAAAAGTCTTCATCAGCATGGCGGGCAACTACAAGCAGCGAATGGTCGAGCCGGCTCGACGGCTCAGCCAGCTCGGCTTCGAGCTTGTTGCCACGTCCGGCACGGCTGCCGTCCTCCAGGAAGCCGGAGTTCCGGTTGAGGTCGTCAAGAAGGTTCAGGAAGGACGTCCGAACCTGCTTGACTATATGACCAATGGAGAAATCGCCTATATCTTCAACACGCCGAGTAAGCGCGGTCCGAACACCGATGAAGGTCGAATTCGTGCCGCGTCGGTTTCCAATCGGGTCCCCTGCGTTACGACGCTGCCGGGATGCCTGGCCGTGATTGAAGCTCTCGAAGCGTTCGCGAAAGATCCGTCTCCGAAGGTTCGAGCTCTTCAGGACTGGGCGGACGTCGTGCAGTAA
- a CDS encoding formylglycine-generating enzyme family protein, whose protein sequence is MPQTPAHQMMGTAAGDLRELTRYKIKFRWCPPGVFQMGSPETEAGRDSDETTVEVALTNGYWIGETEVSQEVWSAVMDTSPWNDRAGMKADPALPAIGITWEDAAEFCRRLTEIARERGDYPSDGEFRLPTEAQWEYACRAGTSTRFSFGDDIDASLAAEHAEYKAAADRRSRRIPEPVGRIKANPWGIFDMHGNVAEWCRDNYQSSLTDGEDPVFENDGSDRVLRGGDFSSEHVEIRSAAREMKTQRARSAQIGFRPVFVFENPQTAELAMAPESSLVPEMPEGLTGNQAGEVRKFTAFEIPCVWCPPGVAMIGSPDSEAGRNDDETQVEVVLGPGFWVGTTEVTQEVFRKVTDTQPWLDYGEPTDPQAPAVHISWNAANRFCKNLTMFARSADQIPQNVEIRLPTEAEWEYCCRAGTQTEFYYGHDPRLRNIHSYAATRAGVFGPVSHVIHVGKREPNAWGLYDMHGNVSEWCSNWYSRGLSGGTNPRGPAEGGQKVLRGGSWQDDASLLRSAARNPLNPEEASRKTGFRFVVAAD, encoded by the coding sequence ATGCCGCAGACGCCTGCGCACCAGATGATGGGAACAGCCGCGGGAGATCTGAGGGAACTCACTCGATACAAGATCAAATTCCGCTGGTGCCCTCCCGGCGTCTTTCAGATGGGAAGTCCAGAGACCGAAGCCGGTCGCGACAGCGATGAAACCACGGTGGAAGTCGCCCTGACGAATGGCTACTGGATCGGTGAAACCGAGGTCAGCCAGGAGGTGTGGAGTGCGGTGATGGATACCAGCCCCTGGAATGATCGGGCCGGAATGAAGGCCGATCCCGCCTTGCCGGCGATCGGAATTACCTGGGAAGATGCTGCCGAGTTCTGTCGCCGACTGACGGAAATCGCCCGTGAACGGGGAGATTACCCGAGCGATGGCGAATTTCGATTACCGACGGAAGCTCAGTGGGAATACGCCTGTCGTGCGGGAACCTCGACACGTTTCAGCTTCGGCGACGACATCGATGCGTCACTCGCGGCGGAACATGCCGAGTACAAAGCGGCGGCTGATCGTCGCTCGCGGCGAATTCCGGAACCCGTGGGACGGATCAAAGCCAATCCCTGGGGCATCTTCGATATGCACGGCAATGTGGCCGAGTGGTGTCGGGACAACTATCAGTCTTCATTGACGGACGGAGAAGACCCCGTCTTCGAGAACGACGGTTCCGACCGTGTTCTTCGTGGCGGTGACTTCAGTAGCGAACATGTCGAAATACGATCGGCTGCCCGTGAAATGAAAACGCAACGGGCCCGCAGCGCACAGATCGGATTCCGCCCGGTGTTTGTCTTCGAAAATCCTCAAACTGCTGAGCTTGCGATGGCTCCGGAGTCGTCCCTGGTCCCGGAGATGCCCGAAGGGCTGACAGGGAATCAGGCGGGCGAAGTGCGAAAGTTCACAGCGTTCGAGATTCCCTGTGTCTGGTGTCCGCCGGGGGTGGCCATGATTGGAAGCCCCGATTCTGAAGCCGGCCGCAACGATGATGAAACTCAGGTCGAAGTGGTGCTCGGCCCGGGCTTTTGGGTTGGGACGACCGAAGTGACTCAGGAAGTGTTCCGCAAAGTAACTGATACGCAGCCCTGGCTGGATTACGGCGAGCCAACTGACCCGCAGGCCCCGGCTGTCCACATTTCCTGGAATGCCGCCAATCGCTTCTGCAAGAACCTGACGATGTTCGCCCGATCGGCTGATCAGATTCCCCAGAACGTCGAGATTCGACTGCCCACGGAAGCCGAGTGGGAGTACTGCTGCCGCGCCGGAACTCAGACCGAGTTTTACTATGGTCACGACCCGCGCCTCCGCAACATACACAGCTACGCAGCGACCCGTGCCGGTGTCTTCGGGCCTGTGAGCCATGTGATTCATGTTGGAAAACGGGAGCCGAATGCCTGGGGGCTTTATGACATGCACGGCAACGTAAGCGAATGGTGCTCGAATTGGTATTCGAGGGGGCTCTCTGGCGGGACGAATCCCCGTGGTCCCGCCGAGGGCGGTCAGAAGGTCCTTCGCGGGGGAAGTTGGCAGGATGATGCGAGCCTGCTACGCTCGGCGGCCCGAAATCCCCTCAACCCAGAAGAAGCGTCCCGCAAGACCGGTTTCCGTTTTGTGGTCGCTGCTGACTGA
- a CDS encoding GTPase, which translates to MNLTAPDLPHVSVLTPRGRGAVAVIELYGNLDRLEQAARAEGLVWFEARNGRSLADQSLNRIVFGCWGDEELVVCRTDEQRVEVQCHGGRFAVARILADAKAAGATEVRWTEASPDFRADYLDALSRSVTERAAGFLLHQLSLGENFWRAEQLQQLDVDNLAECRCWQKFGSRLTQPWDVVVGGPPNVGKSSLINRLVGYERAIVFNQPGTTRDVVSVETAIDGWPVSLSDTAGQRGTADELEARGIEQAVKALQRADLKIVAIDQSQPCDEFTHELIQRFPAALLVLHKADLPRHESWSSTAIEDALSVSSKTDEGVRELINAISARLVPELPSEHVVYPVTLRQEESLNAEFNRRGLD; encoded by the coding sequence ATGAACCTGACCGCACCCGATCTCCCGCATGTTTCAGTCCTGACACCACGCGGGCGGGGAGCGGTTGCGGTTATCGAGTTGTACGGGAATCTGGATCGACTTGAACAGGCGGCTCGCGCAGAAGGACTTGTTTGGTTCGAAGCACGAAATGGTCGGTCGCTGGCAGATCAGTCGCTGAACCGCATTGTCTTCGGATGCTGGGGCGATGAAGAGCTTGTCGTTTGCCGGACGGATGAGCAGCGTGTTGAAGTTCAATGCCACGGGGGCCGCTTCGCGGTTGCCCGAATCCTGGCGGACGCGAAGGCGGCGGGGGCGACGGAAGTTCGCTGGACGGAAGCGTCCCCGGATTTCCGAGCTGACTATCTCGATGCCCTGTCCCGATCTGTAACCGAACGGGCGGCTGGCTTTTTGCTTCACCAGCTGTCACTCGGCGAGAACTTCTGGCGAGCGGAGCAGTTGCAACAGCTCGATGTCGACAACCTGGCGGAATGCCGTTGCTGGCAGAAATTTGGAAGCCGTCTGACGCAGCCCTGGGATGTTGTCGTCGGGGGGCCGCCGAATGTGGGGAAGTCGTCGCTGATTAATCGGCTTGTGGGCTATGAGCGCGCGATCGTGTTTAATCAGCCGGGCACCACGCGGGATGTCGTGTCTGTCGAGACAGCGATCGATGGCTGGCCTGTCAGCTTGTCCGATACTGCCGGTCAGCGAGGTACGGCTGATGAGCTTGAAGCCCGCGGCATTGAACAGGCGGTTAAGGCACTGCAGCGGGCTGATCTGAAGATCGTGGCGATCGACCAGAGTCAGCCCTGTGACGAATTCACTCACGAACTCATTCAGCGCTTTCCCGCTGCATTGCTCGTGCTGCACAAAGCAGATCTCCCTCGGCACGAAAGCTGGTCCAGCACCGCTATTGAAGATGCTCTTTCCGTGTCGAGTAAAACCGATGAAGGCGTTCGAGAACTGATCAACGCTATCTCGGCAAGACTCGTCCCGGAGCTGCCTTCAGAACACGTTGTCTATCCCGTCACACTTCGACAGGAAGAATCGCTGAACGCGGAGTTCAATCGTCGCGGCCTGGATTGA
- a CDS encoding lactate racemase domain-containing protein codes for MPVFPSMYLVARTFPHADLPDIDVDVRQIVGRFCETASLNAGARIGLAVGSRGISEQSRVITAAVAELRERSFEPVLIPAMGSHGGATAEGQMGVLDTLGIGPGALGVPCSATIKTVVLGETSTGVPVHVSAAVSEVDGLILCNRIKPHTRFTGEVQSGLLKMLTIGLGKHVGAATYHEAAVAVPFAELIREAVEIVLAGVPCLGGLALIENQRKQLAEIHGLSAGEFISREPVLLQRASELVARLPVTAVDLLVVDEIGKEISGTGMDTNVIGRKYNDHVSGPDDWCQTSLIYVRGLTDGTQGNANGIGVAEFTRRAALERIDWSKTTVNAMTARHPTSAMCPVVFENDREVFEAALGMCSREPRIVHIRNTGSLERVYLSEACLGDARQSEFKCGVSIRPDYYECVFAGGSLFENLCQEDSGKFSD; via the coding sequence ATGCCGGTCTTTCCATCGATGTATCTGGTTGCACGAACGTTTCCTCACGCGGATCTGCCGGACATCGACGTCGATGTCCGGCAGATCGTGGGGCGGTTCTGTGAAACGGCTTCGTTGAACGCGGGAGCGAGAATTGGACTCGCCGTCGGCAGCCGCGGAATCTCGGAGCAATCCCGAGTGATCACAGCCGCCGTGGCTGAACTGAGGGAGAGATCCTTCGAGCCGGTTCTGATTCCTGCGATGGGCAGTCATGGTGGAGCCACCGCTGAAGGCCAGATGGGCGTGCTGGATACGCTCGGCATCGGCCCTGGCGCATTGGGCGTCCCTTGCTCTGCGACGATCAAGACAGTCGTTTTGGGTGAGACGAGCACAGGCGTGCCTGTCCACGTTTCTGCCGCAGTCTCCGAAGTGGATGGTCTGATTCTTTGCAACCGGATCAAGCCTCATACGCGTTTCACGGGGGAGGTGCAGTCGGGGCTGCTGAAGATGCTGACGATTGGACTGGGCAAGCACGTCGGAGCGGCCACGTATCACGAAGCAGCGGTTGCCGTTCCGTTTGCGGAACTCATCAGAGAAGCTGTGGAGATCGTATTAGCGGGGGTGCCCTGTCTCGGAGGACTGGCGTTGATTGAGAATCAGCGAAAGCAACTGGCCGAGATCCACGGTTTGTCCGCCGGAGAATTCATCAGCCGGGAGCCGGTCCTCCTGCAGCGGGCGTCGGAGCTGGTGGCTCGGCTTCCAGTCACTGCGGTGGACCTGCTGGTGGTCGATGAGATCGGCAAGGAAATCAGTGGGACGGGAATGGACACCAACGTCATTGGGCGGAAGTACAACGATCATGTTTCCGGCCCGGACGACTGGTGCCAGACGTCGCTGATTTACGTCCGCGGTCTGACGGATGGGACACAGGGGAACGCCAACGGGATCGGAGTGGCGGAGTTCACTCGCAGAGCAGCTCTGGAACGGATCGACTGGTCAAAGACCACCGTGAACGCGATGACGGCTCGCCATCCGACGTCGGCCATGTGTCCGGTTGTCTTTGAGAATGACCGGGAGGTGTTCGAAGCCGCCCTCGGTATGTGCAGCCGGGAGCCGCGCATTGTTCATATTCGTAACACGGGAAGCCTGGAGCGCGTTTACCTCAGCGAGGCCTGTCTGGGCGATGCCCGACAAAGTGAGTTTAAGTGCGGCGTTTCGATTCGACCCGATTACTACGAGTGCGTATTCGCCGGCGGATCGCTCTTCGAGAATCTCTGTCAAGAAGATTCTGGAAAGTTTTCAGACTGA
- a CDS encoding CBS domain-containing protein, with the protein MNSYRHLTARDIMVRKIITLRPHMDVMEAIRILTKYKIAGAPVVDNDGRYLGVLSEKSCLSLLLGMEYDSNPTTEIGSHVDANARFIYEDTDMLSIVDIFLNEPYRRLPVLRNENELAGLVCRRDVLRAFYSGIKRHQKDTSDSGILYFSSVSVREESTIIP; encoded by the coding sequence ATGAACTCTTATCGTCACCTGACCGCCCGGGATATTATGGTCCGCAAGATCATTACGCTCCGACCGCACATGGATGTGATGGAAGCCATTCGAATCCTGACGAAGTACAAGATCGCCGGTGCGCCGGTCGTCGATAACGACGGTCGCTATCTGGGGGTGCTCTCCGAAAAAAGCTGTCTGAGTCTGCTCTTGGGGATGGAATACGACAGCAATCCCACGACAGAAATCGGCTCGCATGTCGATGCGAATGCACGATTCATTTACGAAGATACCGACATGCTCAGCATCGTCGACATCTTTCTGAACGAGCCCTATCGCCGCCTGCCGGTTCTACGCAACGAAAATGAACTCGCGGGACTGGTTTGCCGACGCGATGTGCTGCGGGCGTTTTACTCCGGCATCAAACGCCATCAGAAGGATACCAGCGATTCTGGCATTCTGTACTTCAGCAGTGTGTCGGTCCGGGAAGAGTCGACCATTATCCCGTAG